From one Gammaproteobacteria bacterium genomic stretch:
- a CDS encoding chromate transporter, giving the protein GGRSTAPALIDDDSPAPEHARFRWSRLLSFVAIGLGLWAAVLGFLLMSYGWHGTLTQMGWFFTKAALVTFGGAYAVLPYVYQGGVEHYGWLTAAQMIDGLALGETTPGPLIMVVAFVGFVGGWTQQIFGPELLPWAGIAGACVATLFTFLPSFLFILVGGPAVEASRHEVAFTAPLAGITAAVVGVIVNLALFFAWHVLWPRGVEGGFDVFAAILCLAAFLALSRYPVGVVPVIAACAAAGVLRHLIL; this is encoded by the coding sequence GGCGGGCGATCGACTGCACCCGCGCTGATCGATGACGATTCCCCAGCACCGGAACATGCGCGTTTCCGCTGGAGTCGTCTGCTGTCCTTCGTCGCGATCGGGCTCGGGCTGTGGGCGGCGGTCCTGGGGTTCCTGCTGATGAGCTATGGCTGGCACGGCACCCTGACGCAGATGGGCTGGTTCTTCACCAAGGCGGCGCTCGTGACCTTCGGCGGCGCCTACGCGGTGCTGCCCTATGTGTACCAGGGCGGCGTCGAGCATTACGGCTGGCTGACCGCCGCCCAGATGATCGACGGACTCGCGCTGGGGGAGACCACCCCGGGCCCGCTCATCATGGTCGTGGCCTTCGTCGGCTTCGTCGGCGGCTGGACCCAGCAGATCTTCGGCCCGGAACTGTTGCCCTGGGCCGGCATCGCCGGGGCGTGCGTGGCGACGCTGTTCACCTTCCTGCCGTCGTTCCTGTTCATCCTGGTCGGCGGCCCCGCGGTCGAGGCCAGCCGTCATGAGGTCGCCTTCACCGCGCCGCTAGCGGGCATTACCGCCGCGGTGGTCGGGGTCATCGTCAATCTCGCCCTGTTCTTCGCCTGGCATGTGCTGTGGCCGCGGGGCGTTGAGGGCGGGTTTGATGTGTTCGCCGCCATCCTGTGCCTGGCGGCGTTTCTGGCTCTGTCGCGGTATCCGGTCGGTGTCGTGCCCGTGATCGCGGCCTGCGCGGCGGCGGGCGTATTGCGCCACCTGATCCTCTGA
- a CDS encoding GIY-YIG nuclease family protein: MWQLYMIRCRDDSLYTGVTNDLARRLQEHSAEGAACAKYLRGKGPFLLVYTCTVGGRPEALRAEHRVKALSKAAKERLVCGKMALAELM, from the coding sequence ATGTGGCAGCTGTATATGATCCGGTGCCGGGATGATTCACTCTACACCGGGGTGACGAACGATCTGGCGCGGCGACTGCAGGAGCATTCGGCCGAAGGCGCGGCCTGCGCCAAATATCTGCGTGGCAAGGGCCCCTTCCTGCTTGTCTACACCTGTACCGTGGGCGGCCGGCCGGAGGCGCTCCGCGCGGAGCATCGCGTCAAGGCACTGAGCAAGGCGGCCAAGGAACGTCTGGTATGCGGCAAGATGGCACTGGCGGAGCTGATGTGA
- a CDS encoding EAL domain-containing protein: protein MPFKSSIKISGLGAGGLSLVYAAFAGLWILITDNLLGMLIRDPTLAQKLNLGKGFMFVAVTAALLYLLLRTQVPSSARTIEMEQSRPQPRPLRLLLVFGALGMVAPLISFGIIHLHGPHMRQTAYEDLRAIAGLKARQMDFWLHERRGDAEIMASSMGFIESVAAMLRSDPVARERVLARLDRLKQIFAYETDIYDSSGQKVYSTFIHDDSSDLELQNHLANALHSGRVQYRDIYRDGKDQIHLEFVVPLLLGNPVDGNRAVGNLVMHAPAEHFLNPLIDTWPTSSASAETLLVRRDGNRLRLLSEFHHTRVLQPEQAPIEIDLPGTENPEQVLETKDYRGVTVLAAIQPVPGTPWSIIAKIDRDEVIAPLRALAFWVSVVSIFATACLGAAFFMLWRQQARTYSLELQTQAAEKDRVLRHFYDLSLIGMAITSPVTKQTLQVNDELCKITGYSHDEMLRISWPELIHPEHRDADLAEYARLLNGEISTYARDSRLIRRDGAVIDITVNSQCVRKPDGEPELTIATIQDATKRKTMEHALREISSNLNQAQRIAHIGSWALDTRRNELKWSTETHRIFDVPEGTPLTYELFLDLVHPDDRGYVDQAWQKALRGEAYDIEHRIIVSGRTKWIRERAELNFDAAGQLIGGLGTSQDITERKEIELKLLESEEIRRQSQRIAALGHYVFDIESGSWTSSDMLDEVFGIDASYPRDVESWLRLIHPEQRDEMLKYLQDNVLGGRNPFNREYRIVRPSDGAERWLHGLGRLELHPDGRPRRMLGTIQDITERRRNEERLRLAAAVFENSHEGVMVTDAQQRIVLVNRAFCELKGYEEPELLGQTPDMLQSGRHDGEFYATMQESLASTGYWQGEAWNRHRSGELSPVLVSVSNIYDNEGQVTHTVGVFTDISMQKSTEARLEHMAHHDSLTQLPNRLLIHSRLEHSVEVARREGRRLALLMLDLDQFKDVNDSFGHLAGDELLQQVSKRLSGRLRGVDTVARLGGDEFAVLLDNPAHQEDALRIANDIIKLLSEPWHLSNGIEVRIGASIGISLFPEHGQSADALLQQADASLYRAKSEGRGCARFFSDDMTESARNRLEIESKLRRALRQNELRVYYQPQIDLSDGSISGAEALLRWHDPERGLVPPGAFIPVAEETGLITEIGAWVLRETCRQGREWIDLGLPPLTLSVNLSPHQFRFNDIQSTVRQALSESGFPPERLELELTESALMAREDEAAEKLERLREQGVRLAIDDFGTGYSSLAYLKHFPIDVLKIDKRFIDDIPHQEDDKAITAAIVAMAHTLGFEVTAEGVETPEQLAFLRTQGCDRFQGYLVSPALPAEEFAALMRGGSRRGSRVG, encoded by the coding sequence CTGGGCATGGTGGCGCCGCTGATCAGCTTCGGAATCATCCACCTGCACGGCCCGCACATGCGGCAAACCGCCTATGAGGATCTACGCGCCATCGCCGGACTCAAGGCCAGACAGATGGATTTCTGGTTGCATGAGCGGCGTGGCGATGCCGAAATCATGGCGTCCAGCATGGGGTTCATCGAAAGCGTCGCCGCGATGCTGCGCAGTGACCCGGTCGCCCGGGAACGGGTGCTTGCGCGGCTCGACAGGCTCAAGCAGATCTTCGCTTATGAAACCGACATCTATGATTCCTCCGGCCAGAAGGTCTACTCCACATTTATACACGACGATTCTTCCGATCTGGAACTGCAAAACCATCTGGCAAACGCACTGCACAGCGGCCGGGTGCAGTACCGCGATATCTATCGCGACGGCAAGGACCAGATTCATCTGGAATTCGTCGTCCCGCTGTTGCTGGGTAATCCCGTCGACGGTAACCGCGCCGTCGGCAATCTGGTCATGCATGCCCCGGCGGAACACTTTCTCAACCCGCTCATCGATACCTGGCCGACGTCCAGCGCCAGCGCCGAGACCCTGCTGGTACGCCGGGACGGGAACAGGCTCAGGCTGCTCAGTGAATTTCACCATACACGCGTCCTCCAGCCGGAGCAGGCGCCGATCGAGATCGATCTTCCCGGCACGGAAAATCCGGAACAGGTGCTGGAGACAAAGGATTATCGCGGCGTCACCGTACTGGCCGCCATCCAGCCGGTGCCCGGAACCCCATGGAGCATCATTGCCAAAATCGACCGCGATGAGGTGATCGCCCCCCTGCGGGCATTGGCGTTCTGGGTCTCCGTCGTATCGATTTTCGCCACGGCATGCCTTGGTGCGGCGTTCTTCATGCTTTGGCGGCAACAGGCACGGACCTATAGCCTGGAATTACAGACCCAGGCGGCCGAGAAGGATCGCGTGTTGAGACATTTCTATGACCTTTCGCTGATCGGCATGGCGATAACCTCTCCCGTCACCAAGCAGACGCTTCAAGTCAACGACGAGCTGTGCAAGATCACCGGCTATTCTCACGACGAAATGCTGCGGATTTCCTGGCCTGAACTGATTCATCCGGAACACCGTGACGCGGATCTCGCTGAATACGCCCGGCTGCTGAATGGTGAAATCTCCACCTACGCGCGAGATTCCAGGCTCATCCGCAGGGATGGCGCCGTCATCGACATCACCGTCAACTCGCAGTGTGTCCGCAAACCGGACGGAGAACCGGAGCTAACAATCGCCACTATTCAGGATGCGACCAAGCGCAAGACCATGGAACATGCCCTGCGCGAAATCTCATCGAACTTGAACCAGGCCCAGCGCATCGCCCACATTGGAAGCTGGGCGCTCGATACGCGACGCAATGAATTGAAATGGTCGACCGAGACGCACCGGATCTTCGATGTGCCCGAGGGCACACCCCTGACCTATGAGCTTTTTCTCGACCTCGTGCATCCCGATGATCGTGGATACGTGGATCAGGCATGGCAGAAAGCGCTACGGGGTGAAGCATACGATATCGAACATCGGATCATTGTCTCCGGACGAACCAAGTGGATCCGGGAGCGCGCCGAGCTCAATTTCGATGCCGCCGGCCAACTGATCGGCGGTCTCGGAACGTCTCAGGACATCACCGAGCGCAAGGAAATCGAACTGAAGCTGCTGGAGAGCGAGGAGATCCGCCGGCAATCCCAGCGCATCGCGGCACTGGGACATTACGTTTTCGATATCGAAAGCGGTTCCTGGACCAGTTCGGACATGCTGGATGAAGTCTTTGGAATCGATGCGTCCTATCCAAGGGATGTAGAAAGCTGGCTCAGACTCATTCATCCGGAACAGCGGGACGAGATGCTGAAATATCTGCAGGATAACGTCCTGGGCGGCCGGAATCCGTTCAACCGCGAATATCGGATCGTGCGCCCCAGCGATGGCGCCGAGCGCTGGCTGCACGGGCTCGGACGCCTGGAGCTGCATCCGGACGGCCGGCCCCGCCGGATGCTCGGCACGATCCAGGACATCACCGAACGCCGCAGGAATGAAGAGCGTCTGCGGCTGGCCGCCGCTGTGTTCGAGAACAGCCATGAAGGCGTCATGGTCACGGATGCCCAGCAACGCATCGTGCTGGTGAACCGGGCCTTCTGCGAACTCAAGGGTTATGAGGAACCGGAACTGCTGGGACAGACACCGGACATGCTCCAGTCCGGGCGCCATGACGGTGAGTTCTACGCCACCATGCAGGAAAGCCTCGCCTCCACCGGTTACTGGCAGGGAGAGGCCTGGAACCGGCATCGCAGCGGCGAGCTATCCCCCGTCCTGGTCAGCGTCAGCAATATCTACGACAACGAGGGACAGGTTACCCACACCGTCGGGGTGTTCACCGACATCTCCATGCAGAAATCGACCGAGGCCCGGCTCGAACACATGGCCCATCACGATTCACTGACCCAGCTGCCCAATCGCCTGTTGATCCACTCCCGCCTCGAGCACAGCGTCGAGGTCGCCCGGCGCGAAGGCCGCCGCCTGGCCCTGTTGATGCTCGACCTGGATCAGTTCAAGGACGTGAACGACAGTTTCGGTCATCTTGCCGGCGACGAACTGCTCCAGCAGGTCAGCAAACGCCTGAGCGGACGGCTGCGCGGCGTGGACACGGTGGCCCGACTGGGTGGCGACGAATTCGCCGTCCTGCTCGACAATCCCGCGCATCAGGAAGATGCCCTGCGCATCGCGAACGACATCATCAAATTGCTCAGCGAGCCATGGCATCTTTCCAACGGCATCGAGGTGCGTATCGGCGCCAGCATCGGCATCAGCCTCTTTCCCGAGCACGGACAAAGCGCCGACGCCCTGCTGCAGCAGGCTGACGCCTCGCTCTATCGGGCCAAATCGGAAGGCCGCGGTTGCGCCAGATTCTTCAGCGATGATATGACCGAATCGGCGCGTAATCGCCTGGAAATCGAATCCAAGCTGCGCCGGGCGCTGAGACAGAATGAGCTGCGGGTCTATTACCAGCCGCAGATCGACCTGTCCGACGGCAGCATTTCCGGCGCCGAGGCCCTGCTGCGCTGGCACGATCCCGAGCGCGGACTGGTGCCGCCGGGCGCGTTCATCCCGGTTGCCGAGGAAACGGGCCTGATCACGGAGATCGGTGCCTGGGTGTTGCGGGAGACCTGCCGCCAGGGACGCGAATGGATCGATCTCGGCCTTCCGCCGCTCACCTTGTCGGTCAATCTCTCGCCGCACCAGTTCCGTTTCAACGACATCCAGTCCACGGTTAGACAGGCCCTGTCCGAATCCGGATTCCCGCCCGAGCGGCTCGAACTGGAGTTGACGGAGAGCGCCCTGATGGCGCGCGAGGACGAAGCGGCCGAGAAGCTGGAGCGCCTGCGCGAACAGGGGGTGCGCCTGGCCATCGACGACTTCGGCACCGGCTACTCCTCGCTCGCCTACCTCAAGCACTTTCCGATCGACGTGCTCAAGATCGACAAGCGTTTCATCGATGACATCCCCCACCAGGAGGACGACAAGGCGATCACCGCCGCGATTGTCGCCATGGCCCACACCCTGGGTTTCGAGGTGACCGCCGAGGGCGTGGAGACCCCGGAACAACTGGCCTTCCTCCGCACGCAGGGATGCGACCGCTTTCAAGGCTATCTGGTCAGTCCCGCCCTCCCGGCGGAGGAATTCGCCGCGCTGATGCGCGGGGGGTCACGGCGCGGCAGCCGCGTCGGCTGA